A window of Bombus terrestris chromosome 4, iyBomTerr1.2, whole genome shotgun sequence genomic DNA:
AGAATTATGTAATCAGATCTCTCTTGCGTTACAATTAACTGCTACAGTTTATATTTTCACGTCGTCTATCGCTTATTTAAGTATCATTGAAAGTACTGGCTAGACTAATATTAAAATGAGTACATAGCATAAATATTACTAGAATATGTTCGTCGTCTAGAATTTTACTACATACTTTTACTCCAACATAACATACTTCTTTCTACATACTTTTTTCTTGCAACATAACATACCTCTGTTCAGTCGATCAACATTTTGCTCATAAATGTACAGATCGAAAACCCGAACCAAGAACATGAGAAAGTTACGGAACCTTCGACACGGAAAGTAGCAAAAACCACGCATAAAAGCATTCGCAGGTTTTTTATGACCACCATAGGATAATATTCTCTCGATGCTTAAACTTTCCGGTACTAGTAAAGAAGAATATATACGTACACAATATGGAGAGCTGGGGCGCCCATTCGATGCACTTAACGTTCTTGGGCAGCGTGGGCATTTTCCCTCCGGTGCACTTCCATAGTATTTGCTGCGGTACTTGCTCGAATGCTCTGTAAAAAGCTGCTAACGCCTGCTCCGACATGGTGGACGAGTCTATTTGCGATCCTAGACTAAAGTAAATAACACCGTTTTTGCTGTGCGAGTCAAGAAAATTCTGAAGATCTTCCGGCAACGATGGTGGACTTGATGACAGTATGTGAATACCACCCAGTTCCTTGAATCCTGGCGCCAAGGCTCGCGAAGTGCTAACTGCTGCATGTCCGTTTGTTAATACCAATGATATTCTCGATCTTAGAGTGTCAAAGTCGGGCAGATCGTCACCGAAATGTCTTTTGGCAATTTCGTAACCTGGCTTATCTGATAAGTATCTGTAACAGAATTAAAAGTGTCGAGTATTGACACGACGGATTCCACATAAAGTAGGTACTCGCTTAAggtattaaattagaaaatatggAAGTACTTTGTTTAACGTTCTAGCACGAACAGCATTGGTTATTTCGATTAGAAGATTTATGAAACTTGTTACTCTTTACTCCGTCTAAATAATTACTTATTGCATAAATAAAACTACGGTTGCAATATTACAAAGAATTCGTAAAAACAAATGTACAAAATACTATGTTTCATTGAAAGAAGATCATCCATTGGAAGACGACCATGCATACAAGTTTTTAATACAcaatacacaaaattatacttattatGTTAAATTCTTGAAGACAAACTAGGCTTATAAATGTCTCATTTCAATTAATTCAATACTACgtatcatctctaaatataatgatCTAGTTTAACATAATTCAACTGCTGATTTCtatgtatttatgggaaatttgaaggtgcaaatgaatttgtataatatttcataatgatTCTACAAAAGTAAACACGATACAGTAGTATTAGTTTGCTTCACCTGTATGCAAATTTGGTGACTAGAAAATCCACAAAGTTAATGGATCTCTCAAAGAAATTCATCTGATCCGTTAAATCGTTTATCCAGCACGGGATATAGCTAGGGATTTCAGGATTCCTCATAATCTCGTTCGTCCATGGTAGAATAACGCTACTGGTAGCTCCAACTGCAATCGGTATGTTCAAAGTATGAACGATACCAAGAAAACAATCAGTGGCAAAAAGCTCGATAATGCAAACGTCAAACTTTTCCTTCGATCGCAGAAGCTTCTTCAGCGCCGGATGATTCAGCACAGAATCGCATGATGGTGCACCACGATTAAGCACCGCCCTAAGTACTTCCCATTTAGATGCTTTAAAAGAGTTTGGCACTGTCTTGGTGCCAACCAAACTTGGTAGACTTGAACTTATATCAATATCTGTAAAATTAGGCAAAGGCGTTTTCTGAGGGAAAAAGTTCACTGACACCACCTGATGACCATTTTCAGCAAGTTTCTTCAATAATGGCTCGAACACGATGTAGTGACT
This region includes:
- the LOC100646290 gene encoding UDP-glycosyltransferase UGT5 isoform X2 — its product is MNFQFLLTVISCVIFSINGARILVLFPHQAKSHYIVFEPLLKKLAENGHQVVSVNFFPQKTPLPNFTDIDISSSLPSLVGTKTVPNSFKASKWEVLRAVLNRGAPSCDSVLNHPALKKLLRSKEKFDVCIIELFATDCFLGIVHTLNIPIAVGATSSVILPWTNEIMRNPEIPSYIPCWINDLTDQMNFFERSINFVDFLVTKFAYRYLSDKPGYEIAKRHFGDDLPDFDTLRSRISLVLTNGHAAVSTSRALAPGFKELGGIHILSSSPPSLPEDLQNFLDSHSKNGVIYFSLGSQIDSSTMSEQALAAFYRAFEQVPQQILWKCTGGKMPTLPKNVKCIEWAPQLSILCHPNVRLFITHGGLLGTQEAVYCGVPILGIPLFGDQHLNMAYFVKKGLALKLDYRQLSYALVSNALSELLVNKSYMDMARKASSQFKDRPIPPLDEGVYWIEYLLRHGPNSLKTAAAELTWSAPGLLSNCCRRTNLGVVTTPLNVIP
- the LOC100646290 gene encoding UDP-glycosyltransferase UGT5 isoform X1 is translated as MNFQFLLTVISCVIFSINGARILVLFPHQAKSHYIVFEPLLKKLAENGHQVVSVNFFPQKTPLPNFTDIDISSSLPSLVGTKTVPNSFKASKWEVLRAVLNRGAPSCDSVLNHPALKKLLRSKEKFDVCIIELFATDCFLGIVHTLNIPIAVGATSSVILPWTNEIMRNPEIPSYIPCWINDLTDQMNFFERSINFVDFLVTKFAYRYLSDKPGYEIAKRHFGDDLPDFDTLRSRISLVLTNGHAAVSTSRALAPGFKELGGIHILSSSPPSLPEDLQNFLDSHSKNGVIYFSLGSQIDSSTMSEQALAAFYRAFEQVPQQILWKCTGGKMPTLPKNVKCIEWAPQLSILCHPNVRLFITHGGLLGTQEAVYCGVPILGIPLFGDQHLNMAYFVKKGLALKLDYRQLSYALVSNALSELLVNKSYMDMARKASSQFKDRPIPPLDEGVYWIEYLLRHGPNSLKTAAAELTWYQYLLLDVISMMLISIIFTIWIVYKLFKLLFCRRKIVSVDINKKRS